From one Montipora capricornis isolate CH-2021 chromosome 10, ASM3666992v2, whole genome shotgun sequence genomic stretch:
- the LOC138021499 gene encoding uncharacterized protein isoform X1 → MTLSCALKHNLPSLVMKKSDSISRDHPVVEEPHDLSSFNLSNATSNELLCSRGRLHKLVSSIKHNAGSQKQADIVGGSGVSSLSRKANRKGSPTKMTSHAAKEFNSFMLSKRKLKLQKGQTSINCTEVTSEYQSPEPQSTCTSGLGENAISCPNELPCAEVSPGSQMQSPILLNVNSLGNAVQLPVAPSPPLTLSSGLQPTLLFLVGSNGMPVSGEASSLASVLDPSSPFANALFFAQPITLNVVPQETSAREGVIEKALELANVQANQTQSDDHQPVHSSTELTVSESTLITPNVSCILQPCASANPLSSEHSYSTPGGTSQTLVLAQSVASGENVPIDNVSQSVTVQTSQGLQNQGFSDLPSFVEESKSEITHPEMASSAETENFDECPKMIYRKKSILIRELMTQTGGDPEVEILGERKVDYGDIVSGVQIDGAHIQRSLKGPATPRVRKFGCDKCDKKFFTNNDLRRHQTSHQDARPFICEQCQKGFRTSSELTIHKAIHVQEKQYKCEFCGKEFRTKGCIKSHIKYHIGDRRHKCTECDRAFVKSADLKRHIAGHRNDKKFVCDDCGSAFTRRDNLKAHRLLHTRESVVTCDLCSKEFINAVYLKRHMHIHKQAKKKPYECQWCPKTYEQLEGLRRHIRQHVGDEKYVCKDCGKKFITSIQLKRHMWLSHDQDSPYRRSIL, encoded by the exons ATGACTTTATCTTGTGCTCTTAAGCACAACCTTCCTTCGTTGGTGATGAAAAAGTCGGATAG TATCTCCAGAGATCATCCAGTTGTAGAGGAGCCGCATGATTTAAGTTCCTTTAATTTGTCCAATGCGACTTCCAATGAGCTGCTTTGCTCACGGGGCCGTCTGCATAAGTTGGTGTCTTCAATCAAGCATAACGCCGGATCCCAGAAACAAGCA GATATTGTGGGTGGATCTGGTGTATCTTCTCTCAG CAGAAAAGCCAACCGCAAGGGATCACCAACAAAGATGACTTCACATGCGGCAAAAGAATTCAACAGCTTTATGCTGAGCAAGAGAAAGTTGAAACTACAGAAAGGTCAAACAAGCATAAATTGTACTGAGGTCACCTCTGAGTATCAGTCCCCAGAAccacaaagtacatgtacatccgGCTTGGGTGAAAATGCCATTTCTTGCCCAAATGAGCTTCCATGTGCTGAAGTTTCCCCTGGCTCTCAGATGCAAAGTCCCATTCTTCTTAATGTGAATTCCCTGGGTAATGCAGTGCAGCTGCCAGTTGCTCCTTCCCCTCCTCTGACTTTGTCCAGTGGACTCCAGCCAACCCTTCTATTTTTAGTAGGATCCAATGGCATGCCAGTTTCAGGAGAAGCATCATCTCTTGCTAGTGTTCTTGATCCTTCTTCACCTTTTGCAAATGCTCTGTTCTTTGCACAGCCTATCACTTTGAATGTTGTTCCTCAAGAAACATCTGCCAGAGAAGGTGTTATTGAGAAAGCTTTGGAACTTGCGAACGTTCAAGCAAATCAGACGCAAAGTGATGATCATCAGCCTGTTCATAGTTCAACGGAGTTAACAGTTTCTGAGAGTACCTTAATCACTCCAAATGTTAGCTGTATTTTGCAGCCATGTGCATCAGCAAATCCTTTGTCTTCAGAGCATTCATATAGCACACCAGGTGGCACTTCACAGACATTAGTCCTTGCACAGTCTGTTGCTTCTGGAGAAAATGTCCCAATCGACAATGTCTCACAGTCAGTCACCGTGCAGACATCACAAGGTTTACAAAATCAAGGGTTTTCAGACTTACCATCCTTTGTGGAGGAGTCAAAGTCAGAGATTACTCACCCAGAAATGGCTAGCTCAGCAGAAACTGAAAACTTTGATGAGTGTCCAAAAATGATTTATAGAAAAAAAAGCATACTGATAAGAGAATTGATGACTCAGACAGGGGGAGATCCAGAGGTGGAAATCCTTGGTGAAAGGAAAGTGGATTATGGTGATATTGTATCAGGGGTGCAAATAGATGGTGCACATATACAAAGGTCTTTGAAAGGACCAG cAACCCCTCGAGTCAGGAAGTTTGGGTGTGACAAATGTGACAAAAAGTTCTTTACCAACAATGATCTCAGGCGTCACCAGACAAGTCACCAAGATGCAAGACCTTTCATTTGTGAG CAATGCCAGAAAGGTTTTAGAACTTCCAGCGAACTTACAATTCATAAGGCTATTCATGTGcaagaaaaacaatacaagtgtGAATTCTGTGGGAAAGAGTTCAGAACCAAAGGATGTATCAAGTCACACATCAAATATCACATTG GGGACAGACGACACAAGTGCACAGAGTGTGATCGAGCATTTGTCAAAAGTGCAGACCTTAAGCGCCACATAGCAGGACACAGGAATGATAAGAAGTTTGTGTGTGATGATTGTGGTTCAGCTTTTACACGGCGAGATAACTTGAAAGCTCACAGACTTTTGCATACACGGGAGTCAGTAGTCACATGTGATTTGTGTTCGAAGGAGTTTATCAATGCAGTCTATTTAAAGCGACACATGCATATTCATAAACAGGCCAAGAAAAAGCCTTATGA ATGTCAGTGGTGTCCAAAGACATATGAGCAGCTAGAGGGACTGAGGCGCCATATCCGTCAACATGTAGGGGATGAAAAATATGTGTGTAAAGACTGTGGCAAAAAGTTTATCACCAGCATCCAACTGAAACGCCATATGTGGCTTTCACATGACCAGGACAGCCCATACAGACGCTCTATACTGTAA
- the LOC138021504 gene encoding aspartate aminotransferase, mitochondrial-like yields the protein MALRRFITQSSLRSNPVRVCVLASSRASSWWSKVELGPPDAILGITEAFKKDTNPKKINLGVGAYRDDNGKPYVLPSVKKAEEKLLAKNQDKEYAPIHGLPEFTAASAKLAFGEDSDVIKNGLNASAQAISGTGALRIGSAFLNSFFPLSKDVWLPTPSWGNHTPILKHSGLGMKQYRYYDPQTCGFDFKGCVEDISKIPESSVILLHACAHNPTGVDPKEEEWKEISKVIKDRKLFPYFDMAYQGFASGDTDKDAWALRYFIQQGHNVMVAQSFAKNMGLYGERVGMVTVTCESKEEAERVLSQIKILIRPMYSNPPIHGARVAGMVLSDPELRPQWEHEVKGMAERIISMRQQLVDNLKKEGSSHDWSHITDQIGMFCFTGLKPAQVERLTKEFSIYLTKDGRISIAGVSTGNVGYLAHAIHEVSK from the exons ATGGCTCTTCGTCGGTTTATCACCCAGTCTTCGCTAAGATCCAACCCCGTTAGAGTTTGCGTTTTAGCATCATCAAGAGCAAG TTCATGGTGGTCAAAAGTCGAGCTTGGTCCCCCTGATGCCATTCTTGGAATAACAGAAGCATTCAAGAAGGACACAAACCCCAAGAAAATCAACCTTGGAGTGGGGGCTTACAGAGATGACAATGGAAAGCCTTATGTTCTACCATCAGTGAAAAAG GCTGAGGAGAAGTTACTTGCCAAAAATCAAGACAAAGAGTATGCTCCAATTCATGGCTTACCTGAATTCACCGCAGCATCTGCAAAACTGGCATTTGGAGAAGATAGTGATGTGATCAAGAATGGACTG AATGCATCAGCACAAGCAATCTCTGGAACAGGAGCCCTGAGAATTGGAAGTGCATTTTTG AATAGCTTTTTCCCTCTCAGCAAGGATGTGTGGCTACCAACACCTTCATGGGGAAACCACACACCTATCCTTAA aCATTCAGGTCTTGGAATGAAACAATATCGATATTATGACCCACAAACTTGTGGCTTTGACTTCAAAGGATGTGTTGAGGATATTTCA aaaattccaGAGAGTTCAGTTATTCTTCTTCACGCGTGTGCCCACAACCCTACTGGAGTTGATCCAAAG GAAGAGGAGTGGAAGGAAATATCAAAAGTGATAAAG GATCGCAAGCTGTTTCCGTATTTTGACATGGCTTATCAAGGTTTTGCCAGTGGTGATACAGACAAAGATGCATGGGCCCTTAGGTACTTTATTCAGCAGGGACATAATGTGATGGTGGCTCAGTCATTTGCCAAGAATATGGGCCTGTATG GCGAGAGAGTTGGTATGGTTACGGTCACCTGTGAATCTAAGGAAGAGGCTGAACGTGTGCTTTCCCAAATTAAGATCTTGATTCGTCCCATGTACTCCAATCCACCAATCCACGGAGCTCGTGTGGCCGGTATGGTTCTAAGTGATCCAGAGCTGAGACCACAGTGGGAACACGAAGTTAAGGGAATGGCTGAAAGAATTATCTCCATGCGACAACAGCTtgttgacaatttgaaaaaggaAG GTTCATCTCATGACTGGTCCCACATTACAGATCAGATTGGAATGTTTTGTTTCACCGGTCTTAAGCCTGCTCAG
- the LOC138021499 gene encoding uncharacterized protein isoform X2 yields the protein MTLSCALKHNLPSLVMKKSDSISRDHPVVEEPHDLSSFNLSNATSNELLCSRGRLHKLVSSIKHNAGSQKQADIVGGSGVSSLRKANRKGSPTKMTSHAAKEFNSFMLSKRKLKLQKGQTSINCTEVTSEYQSPEPQSTCTSGLGENAISCPNELPCAEVSPGSQMQSPILLNVNSLGNAVQLPVAPSPPLTLSSGLQPTLLFLVGSNGMPVSGEASSLASVLDPSSPFANALFFAQPITLNVVPQETSAREGVIEKALELANVQANQTQSDDHQPVHSSTELTVSESTLITPNVSCILQPCASANPLSSEHSYSTPGGTSQTLVLAQSVASGENVPIDNVSQSVTVQTSQGLQNQGFSDLPSFVEESKSEITHPEMASSAETENFDECPKMIYRKKSILIRELMTQTGGDPEVEILGERKVDYGDIVSGVQIDGAHIQRSLKGPATPRVRKFGCDKCDKKFFTNNDLRRHQTSHQDARPFICEQCQKGFRTSSELTIHKAIHVQEKQYKCEFCGKEFRTKGCIKSHIKYHIGDRRHKCTECDRAFVKSADLKRHIAGHRNDKKFVCDDCGSAFTRRDNLKAHRLLHTRESVVTCDLCSKEFINAVYLKRHMHIHKQAKKKPYECQWCPKTYEQLEGLRRHIRQHVGDEKYVCKDCGKKFITSIQLKRHMWLSHDQDSPYRRSIL from the exons ATGACTTTATCTTGTGCTCTTAAGCACAACCTTCCTTCGTTGGTGATGAAAAAGTCGGATAG TATCTCCAGAGATCATCCAGTTGTAGAGGAGCCGCATGATTTAAGTTCCTTTAATTTGTCCAATGCGACTTCCAATGAGCTGCTTTGCTCACGGGGCCGTCTGCATAAGTTGGTGTCTTCAATCAAGCATAACGCCGGATCCCAGAAACAAGCA GATATTGTGGGTGGATCTGGTGTATCTTCTCTCAG AAAAGCCAACCGCAAGGGATCACCAACAAAGATGACTTCACATGCGGCAAAAGAATTCAACAGCTTTATGCTGAGCAAGAGAAAGTTGAAACTACAGAAAGGTCAAACAAGCATAAATTGTACTGAGGTCACCTCTGAGTATCAGTCCCCAGAAccacaaagtacatgtacatccgGCTTGGGTGAAAATGCCATTTCTTGCCCAAATGAGCTTCCATGTGCTGAAGTTTCCCCTGGCTCTCAGATGCAAAGTCCCATTCTTCTTAATGTGAATTCCCTGGGTAATGCAGTGCAGCTGCCAGTTGCTCCTTCCCCTCCTCTGACTTTGTCCAGTGGACTCCAGCCAACCCTTCTATTTTTAGTAGGATCCAATGGCATGCCAGTTTCAGGAGAAGCATCATCTCTTGCTAGTGTTCTTGATCCTTCTTCACCTTTTGCAAATGCTCTGTTCTTTGCACAGCCTATCACTTTGAATGTTGTTCCTCAAGAAACATCTGCCAGAGAAGGTGTTATTGAGAAAGCTTTGGAACTTGCGAACGTTCAAGCAAATCAGACGCAAAGTGATGATCATCAGCCTGTTCATAGTTCAACGGAGTTAACAGTTTCTGAGAGTACCTTAATCACTCCAAATGTTAGCTGTATTTTGCAGCCATGTGCATCAGCAAATCCTTTGTCTTCAGAGCATTCATATAGCACACCAGGTGGCACTTCACAGACATTAGTCCTTGCACAGTCTGTTGCTTCTGGAGAAAATGTCCCAATCGACAATGTCTCACAGTCAGTCACCGTGCAGACATCACAAGGTTTACAAAATCAAGGGTTTTCAGACTTACCATCCTTTGTGGAGGAGTCAAAGTCAGAGATTACTCACCCAGAAATGGCTAGCTCAGCAGAAACTGAAAACTTTGATGAGTGTCCAAAAATGATTTATAGAAAAAAAAGCATACTGATAAGAGAATTGATGACTCAGACAGGGGGAGATCCAGAGGTGGAAATCCTTGGTGAAAGGAAAGTGGATTATGGTGATATTGTATCAGGGGTGCAAATAGATGGTGCACATATACAAAGGTCTTTGAAAGGACCAG cAACCCCTCGAGTCAGGAAGTTTGGGTGTGACAAATGTGACAAAAAGTTCTTTACCAACAATGATCTCAGGCGTCACCAGACAAGTCACCAAGATGCAAGACCTTTCATTTGTGAG CAATGCCAGAAAGGTTTTAGAACTTCCAGCGAACTTACAATTCATAAGGCTATTCATGTGcaagaaaaacaatacaagtgtGAATTCTGTGGGAAAGAGTTCAGAACCAAAGGATGTATCAAGTCACACATCAAATATCACATTG GGGACAGACGACACAAGTGCACAGAGTGTGATCGAGCATTTGTCAAAAGTGCAGACCTTAAGCGCCACATAGCAGGACACAGGAATGATAAGAAGTTTGTGTGTGATGATTGTGGTTCAGCTTTTACACGGCGAGATAACTTGAAAGCTCACAGACTTTTGCATACACGGGAGTCAGTAGTCACATGTGATTTGTGTTCGAAGGAGTTTATCAATGCAGTCTATTTAAAGCGACACATGCATATTCATAAACAGGCCAAGAAAAAGCCTTATGA ATGTCAGTGGTGTCCAAAGACATATGAGCAGCTAGAGGGACTGAGGCGCCATATCCGTCAACATGTAGGGGATGAAAAATATGTGTGTAAAGACTGTGGCAAAAAGTTTATCACCAGCATCCAACTGAAACGCCATATGTGGCTTTCACATGACCAGGACAGCCCATACAGACGCTCTATACTGTAA